The DNA sequence TTAATCTCGACATATGATTTTTAATTGTGTAGTATTCATTTGTAAGACAATTTGTTATTGTGCTTTGTTTTAACGCCTCTGTAGTGTCTTCAACGATCCCGACCCATGATGTATGACATGTTCAAGTTACATCGTGCAAGTACGCATTTCGTACACAGTTCGTTGAGGAAGGGAAACAACCGACAACATTAGTGATGTCCCGAAAATGGAAGACCGACAACCCTCCCACACTATACCTATGAAAAGCGAGTCTACCTGATTTCTTCCTTGTGGACTGATTTTTTTGTGGGGGGTGGCAGGGGTCAGCAGGAGTCAGTGTTTTGACTGTTTTGCGCGTGACGGCTCGTCGTTTCTCACGCAAGTTGAGTCCAAACAATCACTTGTGGATAAGGCGGTGAATCATGTGTCTCCAATGCTTGTCAAAGTGTGCAAAATTCAggaataaataagtaaacaGGGAGcggcaaggaaaacaaattgatttgattgCTTTCCGTGACTTATCCATTTTGTCTGGAACAACAGACCTGTTGAAACGCTAAACAGATTTATCCAATCAGAGGATAGGATAACAGCACAAAATATGCATTCCGGCTTATATTTCCTGCATACTGAAAATGGCGGCAATTGCAGGTTGCTCTCGCATTCGTCCTTTAGGAATCCGAAATGCTTTGCATCGCCTGTTTTCCTGCACCTCTATTGAACTTCAGAGGCAGCAAAGGAATTGTAAGTGTTAATTTATAGCATTGCTTTTGTGTAACAAACACGAACAATTCCAAGCACGTGCGCCCGTTATTCCAACGCTTTCAATAACCGTGAATAATTTTTCCCTCGAATACCgttcttttttcagtttgtcaTCATGGACATgggacaaaaattaaagttgaGGGCCCAGTTGTGGAAATGGACGGAGATGAAATGACGCGTGTCATTTGGAAAATGATTAAAGACAGGGTAAAGTACAATACGAAACTCGGACAAAAGCAACAGAGGAAAAATGCAATTAGTTAGAAATGCTTAAATTACACTAAGACAAAGGTACTTTGATTGAATTACGCTACTACGTTTTTATGATCCCTGTTTGTAATCCAATCGGGCAATTCAGAAACCGTGTATTTTGGAATAGCGCTGTGTTTGCTAGAGAAGGTATATTTTTGATACTCACCGGTTGGTGAATATTGAAGAAGTTTTTGCAAGGGACACGCAACTTGTATCATGTTGCGTTACGGGTTTTCACCCAAATTAAAACATGCttgaaaaataacatttctttgtttattgtaGGTATTCCTTTGCAGTAATTATGATACCTTTGCATAGAATTCTGACCTTATGGTAACATGTGACTCTGCATTGACAGGCACAATTCagattttaagaaatttatttctttcgaTGCCTTATATTGAATGTTCAAACCTTTCATTTAGGATATTGTGGAAACGATATAAATATTTGTTGCAGTATCATTTGTACTGATTGAGCAATCTTTTCTTTAGAGCGTTTTTCCACTTTAGTCACTGCTAGAGGGGAAGCCTGACCCTCAATCCTAGAAGCACAATATAAGAACTAGCTATCATGGCCAAATTAGGAAACCTGCCTTTTTGATCTACACTCAACTTAGGTTACCACCTAGTAGGATAAGGACTGTACAGTTTACTTAGCAGTACTTTCGCTTTCATTGTGCTATGAATGCATGTCTCTCCAGAAAAACTtgcaacaatatttttttgctgtaCATACTTCTTTCCACTTTTATTCTAGCTGTTAGTGTTGACTTTTTTGGAAATAGATATTTCAACATCCTTTTCCATATCTAAATATCTGCTGTTCATTAAGTAAATTGTATCACTTTTGcttcaccccccccccccccccccttcctgCCCACGAAGATTGAAGCAACATCGCGAAATAACAGGGTTATCTGCTTTCTTTTCTGAGTAACATTGTGTTGGGTGGGGATGGGGAAGAAGCTATTGTTGAGAGGCAAACAGCAATACATTGAACACATATTACATGCAGTACTCCTTGGCACGTACAGCTACTTTGTCCAGGAGGAACATAATGTCAGTGATAGTAGATAGATTTTGAAAGTCTCTTCTATAATCAACTAACTCTGCCATTTTTTAGAAATCTGACATTTCACCCAAGGTTGCTGCAATTATTTGCTATTCTTTGGTGGCTAAATTTATTAACATTTAACGTTTCAATTCAGTTGATCTTACCCTTCTTGGATCTGGacatcaaatattttgatcTTGGGCTGCCACATCGTGATGCAACAGATGACAAAGTGACCACAGAAGCAGCAGAAGCCATAAAACAGTACAGTGTAGGAATTAAATGTGCAACAATCACTCCAGATGAAGAAAGAGTAAAAGGTGCAAAAGATGATTGCATTCTGAGAATTTTATGGAAATATTTGCATGCACTTATGCAAGTGTTCAActcttaaccctttaagccctatgagtgccaaatggcacttatagattttactccgtctaacgccagacgattttactcgtcaatggggaaccccttagggcttaaagggttaacaacatgaaaagccaaaaactatggCCCCGTTAAAAGAGAAATGTTTatgcatggaaaaaaaaactaaaaattattattatcaagcTGATGCCATGAGTGTTTTATCcatttaattgattttaacCTTTCATAAGTTAAAATGTGAGCAATCTGTTATTCATTTTAgaattcaatttaaaaaagatgTGGCGTAGTCCCAATGGTACAATTCGTAACATTTTGGGTGGCACAGTTTTCCGTGAGCCAATCATCTGCCAGAAGGTTCCAAGACTTGTTCCAGGCTGGGTGGAGCCCATTGTCATTGGAAGACATGCTCATGGTGATCAAGTTAGTTTACAATACCCATTGTCTGCCCACATTTGAGGAGTTATCTTTGTGTCCTTCATTTATGTTACGGATATAGGTCTTTCAATTAATCTCTCACTTCTCAAAATTCCCTTTTCCTTTGGTCTTTGTGAAGTATATTAGATGATACCCTCAAACTTTCTTCTTACTCTGTTAAATTTGTTAATGAATAGcgattaaattaaataaacagTTCTCCTAAGCTGTAAAATTGAATACTTCTTGTTATGCATCTGTTTGGCTTTGCCACAGCTGAATAATCACAGTACTATAACTATTATTACTAATATCCTTCTCTCATTCTCTTGTAGTATCGCGCTAGAGACTTTGTGGTGAATGGGCCTGGAGTGTTTGAAATCTCCTTTTCCCCAGCTGATGGCAGTGGCAAACTTACCACTGAGGTGTTTGAGTTCACTGGTACTGGAGGTGTGACTATGGGCATGTATAACACTGACGAGGTAACTATTGAGGCATCATACTGACTGGTAACAGAGGGATATGTCTGGGTTTTACTTGAGaagattttgataaaaaaaaaatatgactgTATGTACTGTCGTTCAATTGGCATCATCTATTGCATGACTTCAGGTCCATACAGTATTTCTAGTTTGTTATGAACCAGAACATGTCTTTGTTATTGTGGTAGTTGCAATAATGATAGAACATTATCCTCTGTCAAATTGTGTCAAAAAGTTCTCTGTTGAGATCTTTTAACTGCTTGATGCTATTCCTAAGTTCAGTTGGTTATGATTTGCCATTTGTACCATGGCATGGTTTTAGTTTTATGGGAACAAAATGGATTGGCTCAAATGAGACATATTTAGGAGGCCTgaaaagccaaaacaaaaatcttccatttactgtatttactcgaataagcgccggcCTTGATTAACCACCACCCTCAAATAAGCGCTgcatctgggacaaaaaagttaataagcgccgcacccccgatgctctcaccgctgatattttcgctctcgttatcatgaaaGCCtcggttgttttttttcaccacgtgaatttctctcataattctagatttactatcagtttagtatcagtccatagtaaaattaacagataaaaagtgtaccgttgaataaaaatatagaaaaagtaaatttgtctggtacaatgtttaaataaacGCCGCCCTCAAATAAGTGCCGCCCttgaataagcgccgcacttgtggcgcgaaaaatgaaataagcgctgcggcgcttattcaagtaaatacggtatttgGTATTAGCCTGCCTTATTATTGTGCACATTGAACTATTCCTTTGTGTTGAACTTTTAGTCCATCAGGGAATTTGCTCATAGCTGCTTCCAATATGCTTTGAATAAAGAGTGGCCTCTTTATATGAGCACCAAAAACACCATTCTGAAGAAGTATGATGGCAGATTCAAAGACATCTTTGAAGACATCTATCAGAGGTACAATTTGTTCTCTTGCAATGCATGAAATAGATAGGTCTTATAGTCATCTTTGGTGAAAGCCAGATGTATTTTCCTCTCCTCCTTtcttaatatttattattgtcatcatttCCACTTTAGGATTTATGAAAAACAGTTCAAAGACTTAGGGATCTGGTATGAACACAGACTTATTGATGATATGGTGAGTTGGTACAGATTAACTGGAAACTAGTGTTTTCTATACGTTGGTGTTTTCATGGGTGGTGTATATTTATAGGTTGCCTATGCTATGAAGGCACCAGGTGGATTTGTTTGGGCTGCAAAGAATTATGATGGAGATGTCCAATCTGATACACTTGCTCAAGGTAAACACTgtaattcaaaagaaaaaatagccAGGAACCTGGATGTGTTATCAGTTTTTTAGCAAGGTCAataaaaaagctgaaattctAAAGGGTAATACAGTAATTTCTCCTTGATATCATACTTGTAAATAGCTTAAAAAAAGCATCTGAGTATGGGGTGTGTTGCATTGGAAGGAGAGCACTACTCGTTTGGATTgctttaacccttttcctcctatgagtgtcaaatggcacttatagattttactctgtctaatgccagacgattttacttgtcaatagggaaccccttagggtggaaagggttaactgtACTCGTGAGAGAACTTGACTGCTGTGAAGGGGAATTAAAGAAAGTAATAAactagcaataattattatctatTGCATTTTGTTAGGTTTTGGTTCCCTTGGTCTTATGACAAGCGTGCTTGTCTCTGGAGACGGGAAAACAATTGAGTCTGAGGCTGCACATGGTACTGTGACTAGGCACTACAGGCAATATCAAAAGGTTGGTACTGTATTTACAATCCCCAACATCATTATTGCGGGCTCAAGAAGAGACCGCAACCTATTTCGCACGCTATATCTCAATTCAAACGACAGAGCTGAATAACTAAACGACATCACTGGCTTGCGGAAAAGAACGTGGGCTCAAGCGTGCGAGActcaaaaatgcatttgaTTCCCAGGACAAACATGGCAAGGTATTTAAAACcccaaaaattttttgttatttgtgaCATACTTCCATTTTGAACGTTTCGAGGGACAAAATTAGTTTTTGAAGGGATTGAGCTGGGGAaagtttgttaaatttgttttcttgacgAAAAGCGGCCTCGCGCTCACACATTCGAGATCTTAGAGGTCAGCCTTTTTGTGTAATATGTTTACATTCTTATCTTGCTTTATGTTTGTGACTTTGGCCTTTTCCTTGGCATGCAAGGAAGACTGCTtaggattttttttatgacGATGTAAGGCCTCTTACAACCCTACTGGCCCGAGTTTTGGGGGTTGTGCTGGGGTTGGGACATGCGTGCCAGAAGTATTGGAGGGCCCTTGAAAAAGAGGATGAGCGATGCTCACCTGTCTTGTCTAGCAGCCATTCCAAAAATCTTATGAGTATCCCACGGAGACTTTGCCAGTTTCATGATGAACGGGGTAAAAATGTCTAGAGTTACCGCCCAGGAGGCAAGTGCCAAGCATCTtactacagaaaaattaagaCCAATGAAAGGGTGAGTTTATTGGCTTGTGTTCATAAATGCTTTTTTGCAGGGTGATGAATATGACATGTAGCTACAGTGTATTGCCATCAGTGGTTTATAAGACTTAAACATAATTAGTTAATTGATAACTGAGCAACACTCAAATACTTTATTCCTGTAATTCTAGAATGAAAATCAGTACTTCCAGAAAACAGAGAGGAGATGAAAGTGAATGTGCTGTTACACTGATAAGAAAAACTTGCAGCAGAAACTAACTATAATGAAAAGGCACATAGCAGAGTTAAAGGGTGGGCTTAATCAGTATATATATTTGAGAtaactaaaattaatgttactaATAACCATAAATAAGTATATTACCATACACTTAAAAGTTCTACACATGATATCTTGCATAACAAATCATAGAAAACccttgaattttatcttctcaagATACATGCCCACAGAGAGAGGCTGTCTGCTGCCATAAGTTATCTATTctaagcaaaatttaatttcttacATTTGCTTAAAACAGACTCTTGCATATACTATactataatataataatataatattaccAGTATTCTCATAactttttctctattttgctCTTAGAGAGTACACTTGACAAACAAGTCAATAAATTCCAGCTCAAATAATTCCATCAttataatgaaaaacaaaataactctTACAGAAATAAGTCTTACAGAAATGATGGGTTTTGTTCTAACACACAGCCCtggcctttttgtttttctttgtcttagGTTATGATAATTGCTCTCAGACAAGGGAAGATAAACTAAActggtttgaatttttttttaaccaaagagaaatttaaatCACTTCATACACATTATTTAAGAGTGGTTTTGCTGCTCCACACATACATAAAAATTTTTACACTACCATAACCCCTAAAATATTTAGCTGAGatataaaaatattgttaaaaacaaacaacataaCTAAATTTATCGTTTGTCTCATAATGTAGTCAATGATGATGTAGATCGCGACGTTTCGACTGCATACTGCTAGTCTTCAGGCGATGAGGTCTTGATAAGTTTCTGCAAGCAAGAAAAAGGATTGAACCGTTAGAAACAAGAACAGGTGACAGATGTTTTTTCTCCTTGGAGTTGACAGAGGGCAAAgtttacaaattattacatgatttTTGATAACCTTTGTCTAACCTCTTAAATTACAAAGTCAGTGTATCGTGTAGACCAGTGTCCAGTTTTTCGTCCACTTCTTGTGGTCTTTACAAACATTGTTATTATAGAGTGTTAAGTATCTTTATACTCCATCCTATCCAACTGGTTCACTAGTCTAACTTTCTTGAATTGACATCTCATAAATCTTGCTGAATAAtatgaccccccccccccccgttATTTTTGTACCAGAAAATGACAATAGCCCGCCCTCTTTGCTAATTTAAAATAGCCTTGGACCCCCTATTTTTCTCTCACCCTCCCTCTACATAAATTATGAGTGGTCCCTAAAGACATTGGCgtgtattttcctttttagtaCAGTTTTGTAAGTAGACGTCAAAACAAGAGAAGCCAACATTATGCTCAACTTTAAACTGCAAACCATGCAAGCTTGGGAGAAATAATGTATTTATTTGTATTCATCGCGAAATGAATGCGGTACTTCACAGTATGAGGGtccaaaataatttcaacCAG is a window from the Acropora palmata chromosome 1, jaAcrPala1.3, whole genome shotgun sequence genome containing:
- the LOC141865416 gene encoding uncharacterized protein LOC141865416; protein product: MAAIAGCSRIRPLGIRNALHRLFSCTSIELQRQQRNFCHHGHGTKIKVEGPVVEMDGDEMTRVIWKMIKDRLILPFLDLDIKYFDLGLPHRDATDDKVTTEAAEAIKQYSVGIKCATITPDEERVKEFNLKKMWRSPNGTIRNILGGTVFREPIICQKVPRLVPGWVEPIVIGRHAHGDQYRARDFVVNGPGVFEISFSPADGSGKLTTEVFEFTGTGGVTMGMYNTDESIREFAHSCFQYALNKEWPLYMSTKNTILKKYDGRFKDIFEDIYQRIYEKQFKDLGIWYEHRLIDDMVAYAMKAPGGFVWAAKNYDGDVQSDTLAQGFGSLGLMTSVLVSGDGKTIESEAAHGTVTRHYRQYQKGNETSTNPIASIFAWTQGLRHRSRLDKNVELKRFCKALEKACVESVDSGYMTKDLAGCIYGLSNVKRDQYCSTEEYFDAVEKKLNELYQPAS